A genome region from Rattus norvegicus strain BN/NHsdMcwi chromosome 17, GRCr8, whole genome shotgun sequence includes the following:
- the LOC120097939 gene encoding prolactin-5A1-like: protein MQDKEYSSASGFSNTIPLVCSNYSLPVSNITIQEQEIQSEVLLKVTIDTLLGWNNTLSEAAADMDDLKSIPGVGAFISNVRKIAAKFTRLTNVLKEVKSLLKLARLELEEDEDNPASAGLPSLHLLNNPSRLTFCHALLGCVSYDAEKIASHVKVLRCKMIRGKC from the exons GATAAAGAATACTCTTCAGCTTCAGGCTTCTCGAACACAATCCCCCTGGTGTGCTCCAATTATTCCCTCCCTGTTTCAAATATCACAATACAAGAACAAGAGATTCAG TCTGAAGTCCTCTTGAAAGTGACCATAGATACACTCCTTGGCTGGAACAACACCCTGAGTGAGGCAGCAGCAGATATGGATGATCTGAAATCAATTCCTGGTGTTGGAGCTTTCATATCTAATGTCAGAAAAATAGCTGCAAAATTCACAAGACTCACAAATGTACTAAAAGAAGTCAAGTCATTGCTCAAACTG GCTCGTCTTGAACTTGAGGAAGATGAGGACAACCCTGCCTCAGCTGGACTTCCATCATTGCATCTGCTAAATAATCCCTCTCGCCTTACCTTCTGTCATGCCCTTCTTGGCTGTGTGAGTTATGATGCAGAAAAGATTGCAAGTCATGTGAAGGTCCTGAGGTGCAAAATGATCCGTGGAAAATGCTAA